A genomic window from Pseudokineococcus lusitanus includes:
- a CDS encoding D-2-hydroxyacid dehydrogenase: MTDREPGRLRLAVATALDDGARALLTEREPRVDLVVGPELHAPVRFPGDQGGDPDFRRTPEQQAEFERLLDGADAVLGVPDDSPAALARLVRANPGLRWVHTPAAGGGQSVRAARLTPEELERVAVTTSAGVHAQALTEFALLGLLAGAKRLPRLQADSAAHRWAGSWLMGQLAGSTVLVVGLGGIGTEVARVLSALGARVVGSSRRGRPVEGVDEMVPADRLAEAAGRVDAVVVTLPGTPATKGLVGADVFAALRPGTTFVNVGRGTAVDEEALVRALDDGRVGFAALDVVAREPLDEGSPLWDRPDVLLSPHTAAQTTTLDHRIAELAADNAGRLLDGRELRNRVDVVEFY, encoded by the coding sequence GTGACCGACCGAGAGCCCGGGCGGCTGCGCCTGGCCGTCGCCACCGCCCTGGACGACGGCGCCCGCGCCCTGCTCACCGAGCGCGAGCCCCGCGTCGACCTCGTCGTCGGGCCGGAGCTGCACGCCCCGGTCCGCTTCCCCGGCGACCAGGGGGGCGACCCGGACTTCCGCCGCACGCCCGAGCAGCAGGCCGAGTTCGAGCGCCTCCTCGACGGCGCCGACGCCGTCCTCGGCGTCCCCGACGACTCCCCCGCGGCGCTCGCCCGGCTCGTCCGCGCCAACCCCGGGCTGCGCTGGGTCCACACCCCCGCGGCGGGCGGCGGGCAGTCGGTGCGCGCGGCTCGGCTGACGCCCGAGGAGCTGGAGCGGGTCGCCGTCACGACGTCGGCCGGCGTGCACGCGCAGGCGCTGACGGAGTTCGCGCTGCTCGGGCTCCTCGCGGGCGCCAAGCGGCTGCCGCGGCTGCAGGCCGACTCGGCCGCGCACCGGTGGGCCGGCTCGTGGCTCATGGGCCAGCTCGCGGGCTCCACCGTCCTCGTCGTCGGGCTCGGCGGCATCGGCACGGAGGTCGCCCGGGTGCTCTCCGCGCTCGGGGCGCGCGTCGTCGGCTCGAGCCGGCGCGGCCGCCCGGTCGAGGGCGTCGACGAGATGGTCCCCGCCGACCGGCTGGCCGAGGCCGCCGGGCGGGTCGACGCCGTCGTCGTCACGCTGCCCGGCACGCCCGCGACCAAGGGCCTCGTCGGCGCCGACGTCTTCGCCGCGCTGCGCCCCGGGACGACCTTCGTCAACGTCGGCCGCGGCACCGCCGTCGACGAGGAGGCCCTCGTCCGCGCCCTCGACGACGGCCGCGTCGGCTTCGCGGCGCTCGACGTCGTCGCCCGCGAGCCGCTGGACGAGGGCAGCCCGCTGTGGGACCGGCCCGACGTCCTCCTCAGCCCGCACACCGCCGCGCAGACGACGACGCTCGACCACCGCATCGCCGAGCTCGCCGCCGACAACGCCGGCCGCCTGCTCGACGGCCGGGAGCTCCGCAACCGCGTGGACGTCGTCGAGTTCTACTGA
- a CDS encoding SDR family oxidoreductase, translating into MLDRFRLDGRVALVTGGYRGLGRAFAQALAEAGADVAVAARDEAASVEAAAEIAASTGRRTLGLRMDVTDRAEVQAGVERVVAELGGLQVLVNNAGTCIHEPALEVSDEHFQQVLQTNVTGVWLPSQVAAPFLAQQGPDGVRGTVVNIGSISAQIVNRPQMQPVYNASKAAVHQLTKSLAAEWAPMGIRVNALAPGYVKTEMAPVDEPRFRRMWIEDAPMQRYATPEEVAASVVYLASDASSFCTGTVLVTDGGYTLH; encoded by the coding sequence GTGCTGGACCGCTTCCGGCTCGACGGGCGGGTCGCGCTCGTCACCGGTGGCTACCGCGGCCTCGGCCGCGCCTTCGCCCAGGCGCTCGCGGAGGCGGGCGCCGACGTCGCCGTGGCGGCGCGGGACGAGGCGGCCTCCGTCGAGGCCGCGGCGGAGATCGCCGCGTCCACCGGCCGGCGCACGCTGGGGCTGCGGATGGACGTCACCGACCGCGCCGAGGTGCAGGCCGGCGTCGAGCGCGTCGTCGCCGAGCTCGGCGGGCTGCAGGTCCTCGTCAACAACGCGGGCACGTGCATCCACGAGCCGGCGCTCGAGGTGAGCGACGAGCACTTCCAGCAAGTGCTGCAGACCAACGTCACCGGCGTCTGGCTGCCGTCGCAGGTGGCGGCGCCGTTCCTCGCGCAGCAGGGCCCGGACGGCGTGCGCGGCACGGTCGTCAACATCGGCTCCATCAGCGCGCAGATCGTCAACCGCCCGCAGATGCAGCCCGTCTACAACGCGAGCAAGGCGGCGGTGCACCAGCTGACGAAGTCGCTGGCGGCGGAGTGGGCGCCGATGGGCATCCGCGTCAACGCGCTCGCCCCGGGCTACGTCAAGACGGAGATGGCGCCGGTCGACGAGCCGCGCTTCCGCCGCATGTGGATCGAGGACGCGCCGATGCAGCGCTACGCGACGCCCGAGGAGGTGGCGGCCAGCGTCGTCTACCTCGCCAGCGACGCGTCGTCCTTCTGCACCGGCACGGTCCTCGTCACCGACGGCGGGTACACGCTCCACTGA
- a CDS encoding NAD(P)-dependent alcohol dehydrogenase, giving the protein MRASVMTGVGAVEVQERPVPVPADDEVLVRVGSVGVCGSDVHYYKEGRIGDMVVTGPLVLGHEVGGTVVGVGRDVPEARVGQRVALEPQKPCRRCRQCHAGRMNLCPNMIFYATPPVDGAFCEYVTAPADFAHPVPDSLSDAAVGLLEPLSVGIWAMHKAQVSLGDRVLVAGAGPIGAMVAMAARARGASEVVVTDLVESRRERILQFGATRALDPREAAAELETLEADAFVDCTGATPAVQSGIRSVRGGGAVVLVGLGAEEIELPVQLIATREITLTGVFRYVDTWPRAIELARTGAVDLDGMVTARYDLDHVADALEADGDPLSMKAVVDVAGGPA; this is encoded by the coding sequence ATGCGCGCCAGCGTCATGACCGGCGTGGGCGCCGTCGAGGTGCAGGAGCGCCCGGTGCCGGTGCCCGCCGACGACGAGGTGCTCGTGCGCGTCGGGTCCGTGGGCGTCTGCGGCTCGGACGTCCACTACTACAAGGAGGGCCGGATCGGCGACATGGTCGTCACCGGGCCCCTCGTGCTCGGGCACGAGGTCGGCGGCACCGTCGTCGGCGTCGGCCGCGACGTCCCCGAGGCGCGGGTCGGCCAGCGCGTCGCCCTCGAGCCCCAGAAGCCGTGCCGGCGCTGCCGGCAGTGCCACGCGGGCCGGATGAACCTGTGCCCCAACATGATCTTCTACGCGACGCCGCCGGTCGACGGCGCGTTCTGCGAGTACGTCACCGCCCCCGCGGACTTCGCGCACCCGGTGCCGGACAGCCTGTCCGACGCGGCCGTCGGCCTGCTCGAGCCGCTGTCGGTCGGCATCTGGGCGATGCACAAGGCGCAGGTCAGCCTCGGCGACCGCGTCCTCGTGGCCGGCGCCGGCCCCATCGGCGCGATGGTCGCCATGGCCGCCCGTGCCCGCGGGGCGTCCGAGGTCGTCGTCACCGACCTCGTCGAGTCCCGCCGCGAGCGGATCCTGCAGTTCGGCGCCACGCGCGCCCTCGACCCGCGCGAGGCGGCCGCCGAGCTCGAGACGCTCGAGGCCGACGCCTTCGTCGACTGCACCGGCGCCACCCCGGCCGTGCAGTCGGGCATCCGCTCCGTCCGCGGCGGCGGCGCCGTCGTCCTCGTGGGCCTCGGTGCCGAGGAGATCGAGCTGCCGGTCCAGCTCATCGCCACCCGCGAGATCACCCTCACCGGCGTCTTCCGCTACGTCGACACGTGGCCCCGCGCCATCGAGCTCGCCCGCACGGGCGCCGTCGACCTCGACGGGATGGTGACCGCCCGCTACGACCTCGACCACGTCGCCGACGCGCTCGAGGCCGACGGCGACCCGCTGAGCATGAAGGCCGTCGTCGACGTCGCGGGCGGCCCGGCGTGA
- a CDS encoding putative bifunctional diguanylate cyclase/phosphodiesterase has product MSETPARRRRAPARGARPPALPTAAVVVLLLVALAALAAGVTPLLVCGVATAAVMVVGVLVHRQTNAWLWLLVAAVMATWGVGRLAQAHDVVVAQQVCDALCLVMAGVLVVVVMRWVARARRRPDLFDTVTVLVVVVLAVVQVAQLLGEERPVAALASVQVVITAFLGRLALSRRRLQPAWVTLLLGAVLMSTGGLAEPLAAGAGDLPALALGAGSLLFAVAALLPSSRSALVAEALVERAAGSKVVLAALPLVLAPAGLWAVDRQLGTGALPEALHIAVGTLSAATAVLRAFAATRRLEHQAEHDPLTDLRNRRGLARVHDQAEHPWALLLVDLDDFKDVNDSYGHDAGDQLLLVVRARLLEAVADDGVVARFGGDEFAVLVHPGREVAVAERVVAAMRASVVVDGAGGVSVRCTASVGVTPPVPGLGLSELLTRADVALYAAKGDGRDRARVYAPEQREAVVERLTLTSQVRQLLGGRSPAVGRLEMHYQPLVELRTGEVVGAEALVRWRHPEQGLLAPDAFLGHVATTGLDAELDAAVLAEVLEQMGRWRDQRRRVLPVSVNLTRSSLLDPALADRVADGLARAGVPGRQLRVEITEHEPLPDDDGLAATLQRLRGLGVEVHLDDYGTGYTSLDYLERFPVTLLKVDRSVVQALPGRSQVVAGLAALSRTMRLDVLAEGVETPEQRARLVELGVRYGQGWLFSRPLAAADYAAGVLGDPPPVPPVPPVPAPRLPLAAAPAGPATGRPDGDRTRAGMI; this is encoded by the coding sequence GTGAGCGAGACGCCGGCACGACGTCGTCGGGCGCCGGCCCGTGGGGCCCGGCCGCCCGCGCTGCCGACGGCTGCCGTCGTGGTGCTCCTCCTCGTGGCCCTCGCCGCGCTCGCGGCGGGCGTCACGCCCCTGCTCGTGTGCGGCGTCGCGACCGCGGCGGTCATGGTCGTCGGCGTCCTCGTGCACCGGCAGACCAACGCGTGGCTCTGGCTCCTCGTCGCCGCCGTCATGGCCACGTGGGGCGTCGGCCGGCTCGCCCAGGCGCACGACGTCGTCGTCGCCCAGCAGGTCTGCGACGCGCTCTGCCTCGTCATGGCCGGGGTCCTCGTCGTCGTCGTCATGCGGTGGGTCGCGCGGGCCCGTCGGCGGCCGGACCTCTTCGACACCGTGACCGTCCTCGTCGTCGTCGTGCTGGCCGTCGTGCAGGTGGCGCAGCTCCTCGGAGAGGAGCGCCCGGTCGCCGCCCTCGCGAGCGTCCAGGTCGTCATCACCGCCTTCCTCGGCCGGCTCGCCCTCTCGCGCCGCCGCCTCCAGCCGGCGTGGGTGACGCTCCTGCTGGGTGCCGTCCTCATGTCGACCGGCGGCCTGGCCGAGCCGCTCGCGGCCGGTGCCGGCGACCTCCCCGCCCTCGCGCTCGGCGCCGGCAGCCTCCTCTTCGCCGTCGCGGCGCTGCTGCCGAGCTCCCGCTCCGCCCTCGTCGCCGAGGCGCTCGTGGAGCGCGCCGCCGGCTCGAAGGTCGTCCTCGCGGCGCTGCCGCTCGTGCTGGCCCCCGCCGGGCTCTGGGCCGTCGACCGCCAGCTCGGCACCGGCGCGCTGCCCGAGGCCCTCCACATCGCCGTCGGCACCCTCTCCGCCGCCACGGCGGTGCTGCGCGCCTTCGCCGCGACCCGGCGGCTCGAGCACCAGGCCGAGCACGACCCCCTCACCGACCTCCGCAACCGGCGCGGCCTCGCCCGCGTCCACGACCAGGCCGAGCACCCGTGGGCGCTCCTGCTCGTCGACCTCGACGACTTCAAGGACGTCAACGACAGCTACGGCCACGACGCCGGCGACCAGCTCCTCCTCGTCGTGCGCGCCCGCCTCCTCGAGGCCGTCGCGGACGACGGCGTCGTCGCGCGCTTCGGCGGCGACGAGTTCGCCGTCCTCGTCCACCCGGGCCGCGAGGTCGCCGTCGCCGAGCGCGTCGTCGCGGCCATGCGCGCGTCGGTCGTCGTGGACGGCGCCGGCGGGGTCTCGGTGCGCTGCACCGCGAGCGTCGGCGTCACGCCCCCCGTCCCGGGCCTCGGCCTGTCGGAGCTGCTGACGCGCGCCGACGTCGCGCTCTACGCGGCGAAGGGCGACGGCCGCGACCGGGCGCGGGTCTACGCCCCGGAGCAGCGGGAGGCCGTCGTCGAGCGGCTCACCCTCACGAGCCAGGTCCGCCAGCTCCTCGGCGGGCGGTCGCCCGCGGTCGGCCGCCTCGAGATGCACTACCAGCCGCTCGTCGAGCTGCGGACGGGCGAGGTCGTCGGCGCGGAGGCGCTCGTCCGCTGGCGCCACCCCGAGCAGGGCCTGCTCGCGCCCGACGCGTTCCTCGGCCACGTCGCGACGACGGGCCTGGACGCCGAGCTCGACGCCGCCGTCCTCGCCGAGGTGCTCGAGCAGATGGGCCGCTGGCGCGACCAGCGCCGCCGCGTGCTGCCCGTCAGCGTCAACCTCACCCGCTCGAGCCTGCTCGACCCGGCGCTCGCCGACCGGGTGGCCGACGGCCTCGCCCGTGCCGGCGTCCCCGGCCGCCAGCTGCGCGTGGAGATCACCGAGCACGAGCCCCTGCCCGACGACGACGGCCTCGCGGCGACGCTGCAGCGGCTGCGCGGGCTCGGCGTGGAGGTGCACCTCGACGACTACGGCACCGGCTACACGTCGCTGGACTACCTCGAGCGCTTCCCCGTCACGCTGCTCAAGGTGGACCGCTCCGTCGTCCAGGCGCTGCCCGGCCGCAGCCAGGTCGTCGCGGGGCTCGCGGCGCTCTCGCGGACCATGCGCCTGGACGTCCTCGCCGAGGGCGTCGAGACGCCGGAGCAGCGGGCCCGGCTCGTCGAGCTCGGCGTCCGCTACGGCCAGGGCTGGCTGTTCTCCCGGCCGCTCGCGGCGGCGGACTACGCGGCGGGCGTCCTCGGCGACCCGCCGCCCGTGCCGCCCGTGCCGCCCGTGCCCGCGCCGCGGCTCCCCCTCGCGGCGGCACCCGCGGGCCCGGCCACCGGGCGCCCCGACGGCGACCGGACCCGGGCGGGCATGATCTGA
- a CDS encoding PPOX class F420-dependent oxidoreductase, which produces MDLPEDLLALLRAPSPAFVTTLMPDGSPQTTQTWVDTDGEHVLVNTVVGYQKTRNVERDPRVSVAVQDPENPFRYISVRGRVVRTTTDGAAEHIDALAQRYTGRPYAWYGGRDQQRVVLVVEADKVHGMG; this is translated from the coding sequence GTGGACCTGCCCGAGGACCTGCTCGCCCTGCTGCGTGCGCCGAGCCCCGCCTTCGTCACGACGCTCATGCCGGACGGCTCGCCGCAGACGACCCAGACGTGGGTGGACACCGACGGCGAGCACGTGCTCGTCAACACCGTCGTCGGCTACCAGAAGACGCGGAACGTCGAGCGGGACCCGCGGGTCAGCGTCGCCGTCCAGGACCCCGAGAACCCGTTCCGCTACATCTCCGTGCGCGGCCGCGTCGTCCGCACGACGACGGACGGCGCCGCCGAGCACATCGACGCGCTGGCGCAGCGCTACACCGGCCGCCCCTACGCCTGGTACGGCGGCCGCGACCAGCAGCGGGTGGTGCTCGTCGTGGAGGCCGACAAGGTCCACGGCATGGGCTGA
- a CDS encoding SDR family NAD(P)-dependent oxidoreductase, with amino-acid sequence MSQHLRGSVVVVTGGGRGIGLACAERVARAGADVALLDLLPEVESVAAALPTPSPAVGVAADVTDPASVAAALDEVSARLGRPTALVHAAGTALVGDALTTSVEDFERVLRVNLTGTFVTAQAFARLCVAAGQPGDVVAIASMSARVVNVPQRQSAYNASKAGVEALVRSLAVEWADLGVRVNGVSPGYVATEQTLGVLEGDPATADAWRSRIPLGDVAQPDDVAGVVEFLLSPASRYVLGQCLLVDGGYTAL; translated from the coding sequence ATGTCGCAGCACCTCCGGGGATCGGTCGTCGTCGTCACGGGCGGCGGGCGGGGCATCGGCCTCGCCTGCGCCGAGCGGGTCGCACGGGCGGGCGCCGACGTCGCCCTGCTCGACCTCCTGCCCGAGGTGGAGTCCGTCGCAGCGGCTCTCCCGACGCCGTCGCCCGCCGTGGGCGTCGCCGCGGACGTCACCGACCCGGCGTCCGTCGCCGCCGCGCTCGACGAGGTCTCCGCCCGCCTCGGCCGCCCCACCGCCCTCGTCCACGCGGCCGGCACGGCGCTCGTCGGCGACGCGCTGACGACGTCGGTCGAGGACTTCGAGCGCGTCCTGCGCGTCAACCTCACGGGCACCTTCGTCACGGCCCAGGCCTTCGCCCGGCTCTGCGTGGCGGCGGGGCAGCCGGGCGACGTCGTCGCCATCGCCTCGATGTCCGCCCGCGTCGTCAACGTGCCGCAGCGCCAGAGCGCCTACAACGCGTCGAAGGCGGGCGTCGAGGCGCTCGTCCGCTCGCTCGCCGTCGAGTGGGCCGACCTCGGGGTCCGCGTCAACGGCGTCTCCCCCGGCTACGTCGCCACGGAGCAGACGCTCGGCGTCCTCGAGGGCGACCCGGCGACGGCGGACGCCTGGCGCTCGCGGATCCCGCTGGGCGACGTCGCGCAGCCCGACGACGTCGCGGGCGTGGTCGAGTTCCTGCTGTCCCCGGCCTCGCGGTACGTGCTCGGGCAGTGCCTGCTCGTCGACGGCGGCTACACCGCCCTCTGA
- a CDS encoding nucleoside/nucleotide kinase family protein: protein MPSTLDDLVERVVALVDAAGGGRVLVGVAGAPAAGKTTLAQALVAAADARLRGTGTVEGPAAVQVPMDGFHLADVELERLGLRDRKGTPPTFDAGGYVALLRRLRAADEDVVYAPAFERDLEQALAGAVPVPAGARLVVTEGNYLLLEEGPWSACGELLDEVWYVDAEEGAREERLLARHVEFGKSREEATAWMAAVDDPDAALAAGSRERADLVVPPSVVSALVR, encoded by the coding sequence GTGCCGTCGACGCTGGACGACCTCGTCGAGCGGGTGGTCGCGCTCGTCGACGCCGCCGGCGGCGGGCGCGTCCTCGTCGGGGTCGCGGGAGCCCCCGCCGCCGGGAAGACGACGCTCGCGCAGGCGCTCGTGGCCGCGGCCGACGCGCGGCTGCGCGGCACGGGCACCGTCGAGGGGCCGGCCGCCGTGCAGGTGCCCATGGACGGCTTCCACCTCGCCGACGTCGAGCTCGAGCGCCTGGGGCTGCGGGACCGCAAGGGCACGCCGCCGACCTTCGACGCCGGCGGCTACGTGGCCCTCCTGCGACGGCTGCGCGCGGCCGACGAGGACGTCGTCTACGCGCCCGCCTTCGAGCGCGACCTCGAGCAGGCGCTCGCCGGCGCGGTGCCCGTCCCGGCGGGCGCGCGCCTCGTCGTCACGGAGGGCAACTACCTCCTGCTCGAGGAGGGGCCCTGGTCCGCGTGCGGGGAGCTCCTCGACGAGGTCTGGTACGTCGACGCCGAGGAGGGCGCCCGCGAGGAGCGCCTGCTCGCCCGCCACGTCGAGTTCGGCAAGAGCCGCGAGGAGGCCACCGCGTGGATGGCCGCCGTCGACGACCCCGACGCCGCGCTCGCGGCCGGCAGCCGCGAGCGCGCCGACCTCGTCGTCCCGCCGTCGGTGGTCAGCGCGCTCGTGCGCTGA